One window from the genome of Streptomyces sp. NBC_01476 encodes:
- a CDS encoding DEAD/DEAH box helicase, with translation MTLPVALAGNDVIGQAKTGTGKTLGFGLPLLERVTVAADVDAGRASADKLTDSPQALVVVPTRELCQQVTNDLLTAGKVRNVRVAAIYGGRAYEPQVEQLKKGVDVVVGTPGRLLDLAGQKKLNLTHVRALVLDEADEMLDLGFLPDVEKIMAMLPAKRQTMLFSATMPGAVINLARRYMSQPTHISASSPDDVGATVANTTQHIFRAHSLDKPELVSRILQADGRGLAMIFCRTKRTAADVAEQLEKRGFASGAVHGDLGQGAREQALRAFRNGKVDVLVCTDVAARGIDVEGVTHVINYQTPEDEKTYLHRIGRTGRAGAYGTAITLVDWDDIPRWQLINKALDLPFNDPEETYSTSPHLYELLGIPAGTKGVLPRAERTRAGLDAEEVEDLGETGGRGAPRGGRRPAGKSAPAPAEERPARTRTPRQRRRTRSGEVAAAGADTATSAVETAVAASAPDAAVTEGPAARTAPRRRRRTRSGAPAAAVAATVETAAEAPAEPVVTAVVTEEAPRTPRRRTRKAAEPVAVTAAPAAVTPGEPAVTSVVTEEAPKAPRRRTRKAVAEVPAPAAAPEAEETPKAPRRRTRKAAESVEVPAPASAPEAAEAPKAPRRRIRKAVAAEAVAEADAS, from the coding sequence ATGACGCTCCCGGTCGCCCTCGCCGGCAATGACGTCATCGGCCAGGCGAAGACCGGCACCGGCAAGACGCTCGGCTTCGGCCTCCCGCTGCTGGAGCGGGTCACCGTCGCCGCCGATGTGGACGCCGGCCGGGCGAGCGCCGACAAGCTCACCGACAGCCCGCAGGCGCTCGTCGTCGTACCCACCCGTGAGCTGTGCCAGCAGGTCACCAACGACCTGCTGACCGCCGGCAAGGTGCGTAACGTCCGGGTCGCCGCGATCTACGGCGGTCGGGCCTACGAGCCGCAGGTCGAGCAGCTGAAGAAGGGCGTCGACGTGGTCGTCGGCACCCCGGGCCGCCTGCTGGACCTGGCCGGCCAGAAGAAGCTCAACCTCACGCACGTCCGCGCGCTGGTGCTGGACGAGGCCGACGAGATGCTCGACCTGGGCTTCCTGCCCGACGTCGAGAAGATCATGGCCATGCTCCCGGCGAAGCGGCAGACCATGCTCTTCTCGGCGACCATGCCCGGCGCGGTGATCAACCTGGCCCGCCGTTACATGTCGCAGCCGACCCACATCAGCGCCTCGTCCCCCGACGACGTGGGCGCCACGGTGGCCAACACCACCCAGCACATCTTCCGCGCGCACTCGCTGGACAAGCCCGAGCTGGTCTCGCGCATCCTGCAGGCCGACGGCCGCGGTCTTGCGATGATCTTCTGCCGCACCAAGCGCACCGCGGCCGATGTCGCCGAGCAGCTGGAGAAGCGCGGCTTCGCCTCCGGCGCGGTCCACGGCGACCTCGGCCAGGGTGCCCGCGAGCAGGCGCTGCGCGCCTTCCGCAACGGCAAGGTCGACGTCCTGGTCTGCACCGACGTCGCCGCCCGCGGTATCGACGTCGAAGGCGTCACGCACGTGATCAACTACCAGACGCCCGAGGACGAGAAGACCTACCTGCACCGCATCGGCCGCACCGGCCGGGCCGGCGCGTACGGTACGGCGATCACCCTGGTCGACTGGGACGACATCCCGCGCTGGCAGCTGATCAACAAGGCGCTCGACCTGCCGTTCAACGACCCGGAGGAGACGTACTCCACCTCCCCGCACCTGTATGAGCTGCTGGGCATCCCGGCGGGCACCAAGGGCGTGCTGCCGCGCGCCGAGCGGACCCGGGCCGGCCTGGACGCCGAAGAGGTCGAGGACCTGGGCGAGACCGGCGGCCGGGGCGCCCCGCGCGGTGGCCGCCGCCCGGCCGGCAAGAGCGCACCCGCGCCCGCCGAGGAGCGTCCGGCCCGCACCCGTACGCCCCGCCAGCGCCGCAGGACCCGCTCCGGCGAGGTCGCCGCGGCCGGCGCGGACACCGCCACCTCCGCCGTCGAGACGGCCGTCGCGGCCTCTGCACCGGACGCCGCCGTGACGGAGGGCCCGGCCGCCCGCACCGCGCCCCGCCGCCGTCGCCGCACCCGCTCGGGCGCGCCCGCCGCGGCCGTGGCGGCGACCGTGGAGACGGCCGCCGAAGCACCGGCCGAGCCCGTGGTGACCGCCGTAGTGACGGAGGAGGCCCCCAGGACGCCCCGCCGCCGCACCCGCAAGGCCGCCGAGCCGGTCGCCGTGACCGCCGCCCCCGCAGCGGTCACGCCGGGCGAGCCCGCGGTGACCTCCGTGGTGACCGAGGAGGCCCCCAAGGCCCCGCGCCGCAGGACCCGCAAGGCGGTCGCCGAGGTGCCCGCCCCGGCCGCCGCGCCCGAGGCGGAGGAGACTCCGAAGGCCCCGCGCCGCAGGACCCGCAAGGCCGCCGAGTCCGTCGAGGTCCCGGCCCCGGCGTCGGCGCCCGAAGCGGCGGAGGCCCCCAAGGCCCCGCGCCGCAGGATCCGTAAGGCCGTCGCCGCCGAGGCCGTCGCCGAGGCGGACGCGAGCTGA
- a CDS encoding PHP domain-containing protein, with amino-acid sequence MPRIDLHTHSTASDGTDTPAELVRNAAAAGLDVVAITDHDTVGGYGEARAALGELRSGLTLVTGAELSCRVRGISMHMLAYLFDPAEPELDRERELVRDDRVPRARAMVARLQELGVPVTWERVAAIAGDGSVGRPHIATAMAELGVVDSVSAAFTEEWLANDGRAYVGKHELDPFDAVRLVKGAGGVTVFAHPGAHKRGETVPDAVIAELAAAGLDGIEVDHTDHDAATRARLRGLAGELGLLATGSSDYHGSRKTVALGECTTDPEVYREIARRATGAVPITAV; translated from the coding sequence GTGCCGCGCATCGACCTGCACACCCACTCCACAGCCTCCGACGGTACGGACACCCCGGCCGAGCTGGTACGGAACGCCGCCGCGGCCGGCCTCGACGTGGTGGCGATCACCGACCACGACACCGTCGGCGGCTACGGCGAGGCCCGCGCGGCCCTCGGCGAACTGCGCTCCGGCCTGACGCTGGTGACCGGGGCGGAACTCTCCTGCCGGGTGCGGGGCATCAGCATGCACATGCTGGCGTACCTCTTCGACCCCGCCGAGCCGGAGCTGGACCGGGAACGGGAACTCGTACGCGACGACCGGGTGCCGCGGGCGCGGGCCATGGTCGCCAGGCTCCAGGAGCTCGGCGTGCCGGTGACGTGGGAACGGGTGGCCGCGATCGCGGGCGACGGGTCGGTGGGGCGGCCGCACATCGCCACGGCGATGGCCGAACTGGGTGTGGTGGACAGCGTCTCGGCCGCTTTCACTGAGGAGTGGCTGGCCAACGACGGGCGCGCGTACGTCGGCAAGCACGAACTTGACCCCTTTGACGCGGTGCGGCTGGTCAAAGGCGCGGGCGGGGTGACCGTCTTCGCGCACCCCGGCGCGCACAAGCGCGGGGAGACGGTGCCGGACGCGGTGATCGCGGAGCTGGCCGCCGCGGGCCTGGACGGTATCGAGGTCGACCACACGGATCACGACGCGGCGACGCGGGCGCGGCTGCGCGGGCTGGCCGGGGAGCTGGGGCTGCTGGCCACCGGGTCCAGTGATTACCACGGCAGCCGGAAGACGGTCGCCCTCGGGGAGTGCACGACGGACCCGGAGGTCTACCGGGAGATCGCCCGGCGGGCCACCGGCGCGGTGCCGATCACCGCGGTCTAG
- a CDS encoding DUF6758 family protein, translating into MRGEPSCPKCGGRVRAPGLFADSWQCAAHGSVHPLQPVVPPSVEALGVVVNRSQVPVWMPWPLPVGWLFSGVAAAGDDRSGGRATAVTCSGPGPFGGAGELMLIAEELGVGLGARYAGIPGPDPGPDMCVDKPAHAKVLAAGRPTPLWHVNHTPADRAVFAGEARGLWLWAIVWPEETGLLMYDELVLTDLRDAGAEVDLLPCGALSTRLLG; encoded by the coding sequence ATGAGGGGTGAACCCAGTTGCCCGAAGTGCGGTGGCAGGGTGCGGGCGCCCGGCCTCTTCGCCGACTCCTGGCAGTGCGCGGCGCACGGGAGCGTTCACCCGCTGCAGCCCGTCGTACCGCCCAGCGTCGAGGCGCTCGGCGTGGTGGTCAACCGTTCCCAGGTGCCGGTGTGGATGCCCTGGCCGCTGCCGGTCGGCTGGCTCTTCTCCGGGGTGGCCGCGGCCGGTGACGACCGCAGCGGCGGCCGGGCGACCGCGGTGACCTGCTCCGGCCCCGGCCCGTTCGGCGGCGCCGGCGAACTGATGCTGATCGCGGAGGAGCTGGGCGTCGGACTCGGCGCCCGCTACGCCGGCATCCCCGGCCCGGACCCCGGTCCCGACATGTGCGTCGACAAGCCGGCCCACGCCAAAGTGCTGGCGGCCGGCCGTCCCACCCCGCTCTGGCACGTCAACCACACCCCCGCCGACCGCGCGGTCTTCGCCGGCGAGGCGCGCGGGCTGTGGCTCTGGGCGATCGTGTGGCCCGAGGAGACGGGGCTGCTGATGTACGACGAGCTGGTCCTCACCGATCTGCGGGACGCCGGGGCCGAGGTGGATCTGCTGCCCTGCGGGGCGCTGTCGACGCGGCTGCTGGGATAG
- a CDS encoding MarC family protein, giving the protein MFDLTLFGSVFFTLFVIMDPPGITPIFLALTSGRATKVQRRMAWQAAGVAFGVITVFGICGQQILDYLHVSVPALRVAGGLLLLLIALDLLTGKADEPTQTKDVNVALVPLGMPLLAGPGAIVTVILAVQKADSFEEQASVWVAIVAMHVVLWLVMRYSLAIIRVIKEGGVVLVTRLSGMLLSAIAVQSVANGIFGFIHGGG; this is encoded by the coding sequence ATGTTCGACCTCACCCTGTTCGGGTCCGTCTTCTTCACCCTGTTCGTCATCATGGACCCGCCCGGGATCACGCCGATCTTCCTCGCCCTGACGTCGGGACGGGCCACGAAGGTCCAGCGGCGGATGGCGTGGCAGGCCGCCGGGGTGGCGTTCGGGGTCATCACGGTCTTCGGTATCTGCGGGCAGCAGATCCTGGACTACCTGCATGTGTCGGTGCCCGCCCTGCGGGTGGCCGGCGGACTGCTGCTCCTGCTCATCGCGCTCGACCTGCTCACCGGCAAGGCGGACGAGCCGACCCAGACCAAGGACGTGAACGTCGCGCTGGTGCCGCTCGGGATGCCGCTGCTGGCCGGGCCCGGGGCGATCGTCACGGTGATCCTGGCGGTGCAGAAGGCGGACAGCTTCGAGGAGCAGGCGTCGGTGTGGGTGGCGATCGTCGCCATGCACGTGGTGCTCTGGCTGGTGATGCGCTACTCGCTGGCGATCATCCGGGTGATCAAGGAAGGCGGTGTGGTGCTGGTGACCAGGCTGTCCGGAATGCTGCTGTCGGCGATCGCGGTGCAGTCGGTGGCCAACGGCATCTTCGGCTTCATCCACGGCGGGGGATGA
- a CDS encoding suppressor of fused domain protein, with protein MSDVTPLVEARLSTVFGPPDARAAVTFLGAQPLEVLRFRDGDLRRYITLGMSDQPMNDPLATVADPVRGPRAELLLTVRAGRLGSGPDTDKILRPLAVLAASPQVEGVVVAPGNSLDLGEPLWPGAPFSAVLVAENGGLVDDLVLPEPMAPVRFLPLLPMTPNEAAWKRVHGAAALQERWLAQGTDLRDPDRAPARLDD; from the coding sequence ATGTCAGATGTCACGCCGCTGGTCGAGGCCCGGCTGAGCACGGTTTTCGGCCCGCCTGACGCCCGCGCGGCGGTCACCTTCCTCGGCGCGCAGCCCCTTGAGGTGCTCCGCTTCCGCGACGGTGACCTGCGGCGATACATCACCCTCGGCATGTCGGACCAGCCGATGAACGACCCGCTGGCGACGGTGGCCGATCCGGTCCGCGGGCCGCGTGCGGAGCTGCTGCTCACCGTCCGCGCCGGGCGCCTGGGAAGTGGTCCGGACACCGACAAAATTCTCCGTCCGCTCGCCGTCCTGGCCGCGTCGCCGCAAGTCGAGGGGGTGGTGGTCGCGCCGGGCAACTCCCTCGACCTCGGTGAGCCGCTCTGGCCCGGCGCCCCCTTCTCCGCGGTGCTGGTCGCCGAGAACGGCGGCCTGGTCGACGACCTCGTGCTGCCCGAGCCGATGGCGCCGGTGCGCTTTCTGCCGCTGCTGCCGATGACGCCCAACGAGGCCGCCTGGAAGCGGGTGCACGGGGCCGCCGCACTCCAGGAGAGGTGGCTCGCCCAGGGCACGGACCTGCGTGATCCGGACCGGGCGCCGGCCCGGCTGGACGACTGA
- a CDS encoding DUF3107 domain-containing protein produces MEVKIGVQHAPREINIESVQSADEVEKAVADALSGTSKLLTLTDEHGRKVLIPADRLAYVEIGEPATRRVGFGASL; encoded by the coding sequence GTGGAGGTCAAGATCGGCGTGCAGCACGCGCCGCGCGAGATCAACATCGAGAGCGTGCAGTCCGCCGACGAGGTCGAGAAGGCCGTCGCCGACGCGCTTTCCGGCACGTCGAAGCTGCTGACGCTGACGGACGAGCATGGCCGCAAGGTCCTGATCCCCGCCGACCGGCTCGCGTACGTGGAGATCGGCGAGCCGGCCACCCGCCGGGTCGGGTTCGGCGCCTCGCTCTGA
- a CDS encoding TetR/AcrR family transcriptional regulator, which translates to MTAIEQTQARPRGTRLPRRARREQLLGAAQEVFVAQGYHAAAMDDIAERAGVSKPVLYQHFPGKLELYLALLDQHCESLLHSVRTALASTTDNKKRVEATMDAYFAYVEDEGGAFRLVFESDLTNEPAVRERVDKVSLQCAEAISEVIAEDTGLAPEQSMLLAVGLGGVSQVVARYWLASSSDVPRDTAVQLLTSLAWRGIAGFPLHGTDGHH; encoded by the coding sequence GTGACAGCCATCGAGCAAACCCAGGCACGGCCGCGCGGCACCCGTCTGCCCCGCCGGGCCCGGCGCGAACAGCTGTTGGGCGCGGCCCAGGAAGTCTTCGTCGCGCAGGGTTACCACGCTGCGGCGATGGACGACATCGCTGAGCGCGCCGGAGTCAGCAAGCCGGTGCTCTACCAGCACTTCCCCGGGAAGCTGGAGCTCTATCTCGCGCTTCTCGACCAGCACTGCGAGTCGCTGCTGCACTCGGTGCGGACCGCACTGGCCTCCACCACCGACAACAAGAAGCGCGTCGAAGCGACCATGGACGCGTACTTCGCCTACGTCGAGGACGAGGGCGGCGCCTTCCGGCTGGTCTTCGAATCGGACCTGACGAATGAGCCCGCCGTGCGCGAGCGGGTCGACAAGGTCTCCCTGCAATGCGCCGAGGCCATCAGCGAGGTCATCGCCGAGGACACCGGGCTCGCCCCTGAGCAGTCCATGCTGCTGGCGGTCGGCCTCGGCGGCGTCTCCCAGGTCGTGGCCCGCTACTGGCTGGCCAGCAGCAGCGATGTGCCGCGCGACACCGCGGTGCAGCTGCTCACCTCGCTGGCCTGGCGCGGTATCGCCGGTTTCCCGCTGCACGGCACGGACGGCCACCACTGA
- a CDS encoding alpha/beta fold hydrolase, translating to MSRPSALSLPENVSARRLETSRGSFAVLDAVPPAPALGTALLVPGFTGSKEDFLDLLTPLTEAGYRVVAVDGRGQHDSGGPRDEAAYAQAELAADVIAQSAALGTPLHLLGHSMGGLVARAAVLAAGTAPWASLTLMSSGPAEISPEQQLRTQLLVDYLPTMDMETAWRTMRAMDAENAPADAEETPGWLEEFLHRRWVTTVPEQLIATAKQLMTEPDRVAELSALGLPKLVLSGEVDYAWPVPWLDAMAERLDAERVVIKGAEHSPNAERPAETAAALVAFWGRAKGGARSLTGEQ from the coding sequence ATGAGCCGACCCTCTGCCCTCAGCCTCCCGGAGAACGTGTCCGCCCGTCGGCTGGAGACGTCCCGCGGATCCTTCGCGGTACTGGACGCCGTTCCCCCGGCGCCCGCCCTCGGCACCGCGCTGCTGGTGCCCGGCTTCACCGGCAGCAAAGAGGACTTCCTCGATCTGCTGACCCCGCTCACCGAGGCCGGCTACCGCGTCGTGGCGGTGGACGGCCGCGGTCAGCACGACTCGGGCGGCCCGCGCGACGAGGCCGCGTACGCCCAGGCCGAGCTGGCCGCCGATGTGATCGCCCAGAGCGCCGCCCTCGGCACCCCGCTGCATCTGCTGGGGCACTCGATGGGCGGCCTGGTCGCCCGCGCCGCGGTGCTGGCCGCGGGAACCGCCCCCTGGGCCTCGCTGACCCTGATGAGTTCGGGGCCGGCCGAGATCAGCCCGGAGCAGCAGCTCCGTACCCAGCTGCTGGTGGACTACCTGCCGACCATGGACATGGAGACGGCCTGGCGGACCATGCGGGCGATGGACGCGGAGAACGCACCGGCCGACGCCGAGGAGACACCGGGCTGGCTGGAGGAGTTCCTGCACCGGCGCTGGGTGACCACCGTTCCCGAGCAACTGATCGCCACCGCGAAGCAACTGATGACCGAGCCCGACCGAGTGGCTGAATTGAGCGCCCTGGGCCTGCCCAAGCTCGTACTCTCCGGCGAGGTGGACTACGCCTGGCCGGTGCCGTGGCTGGACGCCATGGCCGAGCGGCTGGACGCCGAGCGCGTGGTGATCAAGGGCGCCGAGCACTCCCCCAACGCGGAGCGCCCGGCGGAGACCGCGGCGGCGCTGGTGGCGTTCTGGGGCCGCGCCAAGGGCGGCGCCCGCTCCCTTACCGGTGAGCAGTGA
- a CDS encoding ferritin-like fold-containing protein, which produces METPDETTTSAPAPTGIAAQDWDSAAADPRYRAAVVDLLGALAYGELAAFERLAEDAKLAPTLEDKAELAAMAAAEFHHFERLRDRLGEIGETANRAMEPFGAALDEFHRQTAPSDWLEGLVKAYVGDSIASDFYREVAARLDSDTRTLVLAVLDDTGHAGFAIGKVRAAIEAEPRVGGRLALWARRLMGEALSQAQRVVADRDALSTMLVGGVADGFDLAEVGRMFSRITEAHTKRMAALGLAA; this is translated from the coding sequence ATGGAGACGCCTGACGAGACCACCACGTCCGCCCCCGCCCCGACCGGCATCGCCGCCCAGGACTGGGACTCCGCCGCGGCCGACCCGCGGTACCGGGCCGCCGTCGTCGATCTGCTGGGGGCGCTGGCGTACGGCGAGCTGGCCGCGTTCGAGCGGCTCGCGGAGGACGCCAAACTGGCGCCCACCCTGGAGGACAAGGCGGAACTCGCGGCGATGGCGGCGGCCGAGTTCCATCACTTCGAGCGGCTGCGCGACCGGCTGGGTGAGATCGGCGAGACCGCGAACCGGGCGATGGAGCCCTTCGGCGCGGCGCTGGACGAGTTCCACCGCCAGACCGCACCGTCGGACTGGCTCGAAGGGCTGGTCAAGGCGTACGTCGGCGACTCGATCGCCTCCGACTTCTACCGTGAGGTCGCCGCCCGGCTGGACTCCGACACCCGCACCCTGGTGCTCGCCGTACTGGACGACACCGGGCACGCCGGCTTCGCGATCGGCAAGGTGCGGGCCGCGATCGAGGCCGAGCCGCGGGTCGGCGGCCGGCTCGCGCTGTGGGCCCGGCGGCTGATGGGCGAGGCGCTCTCCCAGGCACAGCGGGTGGTGGCCGACCGGGACGCCCTGTCCACGATGCTGGTCGGCGGGGTCGCCGACGGCTTCGACCTGGCCGAGGTCGGCCGGATGTTCTCCCGCATCACCGAGGCGCACACCAAGCGCATGGCCGCCCTCGGCCTGGCCGCGTGA